A genomic stretch from Colwellia sp. Arc7-635 includes:
- a CDS encoding TIGR02450 family Trp-rich protein, with protein sequence MNRVNPKVLLHSKWTKCSVENKEKHFVITKVEFDEDKNVIECQITAVMNNNEYAINWRDLKQPSLWRFGWQ encoded by the coding sequence ATGAACAGAGTTAATCCTAAGGTACTACTGCATAGTAAGTGGACTAAATGCAGTGTTGAGAACAAAGAAAAACACTTTGTTATTACCAAAGTGGAATTTGATGAAGACAAAAATGTTATTGAGTGCCAGATCACCGCGGTAATGAATAACAATGAATATGCGATAAATTGGCGTGATTTAAAACAGCCTTCGTTGTGGCGCTTTGGCTGGCAATAG
- a CDS encoding LysR family transcriptional regulator, which produces MINLVWLKTFCTLVDVGHFTKTAEQLFMTQSGVSQQVKKLEQQLNTPLLIREGKSFSLTDAGIKLHRQGQHLLQGSAELEKAIKQDDPYIGTVKIASPGSVGLKLYPYMLDIQQQHPALAIDYRFAPNKNIEQDLLERKIDIGLVTELSKTPNIVSQKVAVEPLVLVTSNKITAITWQQLIKLGFIGHPDGEHHAQLLLSKNYHQFEHISQFETCGFSNQISLILEPVSRGLGFTVLPLHAANAFNRPEDITIHSLNNGVDETLYLCQNRHSLENNRSKYIKSAIMTFIRERVLLD; this is translated from the coding sequence ATGATAAATCTTGTCTGGTTAAAAACATTTTGTACGTTAGTTGACGTTGGCCACTTCACTAAAACAGCAGAGCAGCTTTTTATGACCCAATCTGGGGTCAGCCAACAGGTGAAAAAGCTAGAACAACAATTGAATACGCCTTTACTTATCCGCGAAGGTAAATCATTTTCATTGACCGACGCCGGTATAAAGTTACACCGACAAGGGCAGCATTTATTGCAGGGGTCTGCCGAGCTTGAGAAGGCTATCAAACAAGACGATCCTTATATCGGCACAGTAAAAATTGCTTCACCAGGCAGTGTGGGCTTAAAGCTTTATCCCTATATGCTCGATATTCAACAACAACATCCAGCACTTGCTATTGATTACCGGTTCGCGCCAAATAAAAATATAGAACAAGACTTACTTGAACGTAAAATTGATATTGGCTTAGTCACCGAACTCAGTAAAACGCCCAATATTGTCAGCCAAAAAGTTGCTGTAGAGCCATTGGTATTAGTCACTTCGAATAAGATTACCGCTATAACGTGGCAACAATTGATTAAATTGGGTTTTATCGGCCATCCTGATGGTGAGCATCACGCGCAATTACTGTTGAGTAAAAACTATCATCAGTTTGAGCACATTAGTCAATTTGAAACCTGTGGTTTCTCTAATCAAATAAGTTTAATTTTAGAACCGGTCAGCCGAGGACTCGGCTTTACTGTACTGCCCTTGCACGCTGCCAATGCCTTTAACAGGCCAGAAGACATCACCATACATTCATTGAATAATGGCGTGGATGAAACTCTGTATTTATGCCAGAACCGACACTCTCTAGAAAACAATCGCAGTAAATATATCAAAAGCGCAATTATGACTTTCATTCGTGAGCGTGTTTTATTGGATTAG
- a CDS encoding DUF2878 domain-containing protein, translated as MTKDSMTFNKIKPHSAMILNITVFNIAWFGLVFIGNLFIPVAVVLLSIQFWCFPIAKSEILLITLVAMMGSLLDMSLVYFGVFTFPSTQGIPFWLMTLWLCFASTIRHSLAFLASSRMLQCFVGAVLAPLSYLAGANVSAVQLSPSFAMSYLILAFLWAPLMMIIFTISAWQLTLEGKTNGG; from the coding sequence ATGACAAAAGACAGTATGACTTTTAATAAAATCAAACCGCATAGCGCCATGATTCTCAATATAACGGTATTTAATATTGCTTGGTTTGGCTTAGTTTTTATCGGTAACCTATTTATTCCTGTTGCCGTTGTTTTGCTTAGTATCCAGTTCTGGTGCTTCCCGATAGCAAAAAGCGAAATACTATTAATTACTTTAGTGGCAATGATGGGAAGTTTGCTTGATATGAGTTTGGTATATTTTGGTGTTTTTACTTTTCCAAGCACTCAAGGGATCCCCTTTTGGTTGATGACATTATGGCTATGTTTCGCTAGTACCATACGCCACAGTTTAGCGTTCCTAGCAAGCTCACGAATGTTGCAATGTTTTGTTGGTGCTGTATTAGCACCGCTGAGCTACCTTGCCGGCGCTAATGTTTCTGCTGTGCAATTATCCCCTTCTTTTGCCATGAGTTACTTAATTTTGGCCTTTTTGTGGGCACCACTGATGATGATTATATTTACTATAAGTGCATGGCAATTAACGCTAGAGGGGAAAACCAATGGTGGCTAA
- a CDS encoding ChrR family anti-sigma-E factor yields the protein MIKHHPKFELLKSFVDGDLPASLAAGIAIHADMCPLCQEKISQLTEHVAENSFEHSLLDSLAIDEGNSEGINEDNSSEIAELSFDEMIAQITTSNDVEPVKAAHDDRVIAFKGTTYTLPNAIRNMALGKTAQIGKLSRARVQLNEGEIHTSLLHIAPGGSIPEHTHKGFELTLLLAGTFADEQGDYVPGDFIMLDSRHQHQPATEHGCLCYTVVNDALHFTQGINKLLNPIGTFIY from the coding sequence ATGATTAAACACCACCCTAAATTTGAGCTACTAAAAAGTTTTGTTGATGGTGATTTACCCGCTTCACTTGCTGCTGGTATCGCGATCCATGCTGATATGTGTCCTTTATGCCAAGAAAAAATAAGCCAACTAACTGAACATGTTGCAGAGAATAGTTTTGAGCACAGCTTGCTTGATAGCTTAGCCATTGATGAAGGTAATAGTGAAGGCATCAACGAAGACAATAGCTCAGAAATTGCTGAATTAAGTTTTGATGAAATGATTGCACAGATCACGACTTCCAATGATGTCGAACCGGTGAAAGCGGCGCATGATGACCGTGTCATTGCTTTTAAAGGCACAACTTATACCTTGCCAAATGCTATACGTAATATGGCGTTAGGCAAAACAGCTCAAATAGGTAAACTTTCTCGTGCTCGCGTGCAATTAAATGAAGGTGAAATTCATACCAGTTTATTGCACATTGCCCCAGGTGGTTCTATTCCTGAGCACACTCATAAAGGCTTTGAGCTAACATTATTATTAGCGGGTACCTTTGCTGATGAACAGGGTGACTATGTGCCAGGTGATTTTATTATGCTTGATAGTCGTCATCAGCATCAGCCAGCCACAGAACATGGTTGTTTGTGCTATACCGTTGTTAACGACGCACTGCATTTTACGCAAGGCATAAACAAGCTGCTTAATCCTATTGGCACTTTTATTTACTAG
- a CDS encoding lactoylglutathione lyase family protein, translated as MSKAYPRTFSHIGISVPSVEKAVKFYTEVLGWYLIMEPTEILEDDSAIGEMCTDVFGANWEKFKIAHMSTGDRIGVELFEFKNQQNPENNFEYWKTGVFHFCVQDPNLEELVEQIVAAGGKKRMAEPRYYYPGEKPYRMIYMEDPFGNILEIYSHSYELTYAQAAYQ; from the coding sequence ATGAGCAAAGCATACCCAAGAACATTTTCACATATTGGTATATCAGTACCGAGCGTAGAAAAAGCGGTAAAGTTTTATACGGAAGTTTTAGGTTGGTATTTAATTATGGAGCCAACAGAGATTCTAGAAGACGACAGTGCTATTGGAGAAATGTGTACTGATGTTTTTGGCGCAAATTGGGAGAAATTCAAAATTGCCCATATGTCGACAGGAGATCGTATCGGTGTTGAATTATTTGAATTTAAAAATCAGCAAAACCCTGAAAATAATTTCGAATATTGGAAAACAGGTGTATTTCACTTTTGTGTTCAAGATCCAAACCTTGAAGAGTTAGTGGAACAAATCGTTGCTGCTGGCGGTAAAAAACGTATGGCAGAGCCACGCTATTATTACCCAGGTGAAAAACCTTACCGTATGATTTACATGGAAGACCCTTTTGGTAACATCTTAGAAATTTATAGCCATAGTTATGAGTTAACTTATGCGCAAGCTGCTTATCAGTAA
- a CDS encoding DUF523 and DUF1722 domain-containing protein encodes MFKQFSKEDIIIGTSACLIGEKVRFDASNKPSTFCIKELGQHVTFKPYCPEVAVGLPIPRPTIRLIKDEDMIKVSRPDGSGDVTSAIKAYGKKVASMSKNLSGYVFCAKSPSCGMERVKVYSPTGDPLQAKGIGVFSREIMKANPLLPCEENGRLNDPIIRENFVARVFTYRHWQAVVESGLSKHKLTSFHAQYKYTVMSHDLVAYKALGRLLARADMTVEAMAEQYIAGLMAALTLRATRKKHANTLSHIQGYFSKYLNKDQREELSGQINAYRTGLMPLVVPLTLIKHYLLAHPKPYLAQQAYLNPYPESLKLRYGY; translated from the coding sequence ATGTTCAAACAATTTTCAAAAGAAGATATTATCATTGGCACTAGTGCGTGTTTAATCGGTGAAAAAGTTAGATTTGATGCCAGTAATAAGCCATCAACGTTCTGTATTAAAGAGCTTGGACAACATGTTACTTTTAAACCCTATTGCCCTGAAGTCGCGGTAGGTTTACCTATTCCTAGACCTACAATTCGCTTGATTAAAGACGAAGATATGATCAAGGTATCACGACCTGATGGCTCTGGTGATGTGACAAGTGCTATAAAAGCTTATGGTAAAAAAGTAGCCAGTATGTCGAAAAACCTGAGTGGTTATGTATTTTGTGCTAAAAGCCCAAGCTGTGGTATGGAGCGTGTTAAGGTTTATTCTCCTACTGGCGATCCACTACAAGCGAAAGGCATCGGTGTATTTTCACGAGAAATTATGAAAGCCAACCCATTGCTACCTTGTGAAGAGAATGGCCGCCTAAATGATCCTATTATTCGAGAGAATTTTGTTGCTCGAGTATTTACCTATCGCCATTGGCAAGCTGTGGTTGAATCAGGCCTTAGCAAACATAAATTAACCAGTTTTCATGCTCAGTATAAATATACCGTTATGAGTCATGATCTTGTGGCATATAAAGCATTAGGTCGTTTACTAGCACGTGCAGATATGACTGTTGAAGCAATGGCTGAGCAATATATTGCTGGCTTAATGGCTGCATTAACGCTTAGAGCGACCCGTAAGAAACATGCAAATACCTTGTCGCATATTCAGGGTTACTTTTCTAAGTACTTAAACAAAGATCAACGCGAAGAATTGTCTGGTCAAATTAACGCTTATCGCACTGGTTTAATGCCGTTAGTGGTGCCATTAACCTTAATTAAGCACTATTTGTTGGCGCACCCTAAGCCTTATTTAGCGCAACAAGCTTATTTAAATCCTTATCCTGAATCTTTAAAATTAAGA
- a CDS encoding DUF3833 domain-containing protein, whose translation MSKYAQLLALFCLTFSLSSCTAKLEDYQSSSPKLDIKQYFTGKSIAWGMVQDYTDNVTRRFCVELDGQWQGNEGVLKEVFYFADGEVTFRNWQLTKLNQGKYQGRAEDVIGQASGQQVGFAFQWQYDLLVPIDGEQVQLSLDDWMYQIDQHRVFNKTTMKKFGITVAEITLFFDKQTPVKSCQKTV comes from the coding sequence ATGAGCAAATATGCTCAGTTACTGGCACTTTTTTGCTTAACCTTTTCGCTTTCAAGTTGCACGGCAAAACTTGAAGACTACCAATCCAGTTCTCCAAAACTCGACATTAAGCAATACTTCACCGGAAAGTCTATCGCTTGGGGCATGGTACAAGATTATACCGACAACGTTACGCGTCGTTTTTGTGTTGAACTTGATGGGCAGTGGCAAGGAAATGAAGGGGTGTTAAAAGAAGTTTTCTACTTTGCTGATGGCGAAGTCACTTTTCGTAATTGGCAACTGACTAAATTAAATCAAGGTAAGTACCAAGGGCGTGCAGAAGATGTCATTGGTCAAGCCAGCGGCCAACAAGTAGGTTTTGCTTTTCAATGGCAATATGACTTACTGGTGCCTATTGATGGTGAACAAGTGCAGCTTTCACTTGATGATTGGATGTATCAAATTGACCAACACCGTGTTTTTAATAAAACAACAATGAAAAAATTTGGTATCACGGTAGCAGAAATCACCTTGTTTTTTGACAAGCAAACACCAGTTAAAAGCTGCCAGAAAACTGTTTAA
- a CDS encoding DUF3081 family protein, whose translation MKNNNVALTDLLRVFNVVTTQGIKTDGNYHYQGINAWHDFDGYTCFLGYKDLTLTLLFHGRYTFDYQEQETLDLFLSKVNKLVAAKS comes from the coding sequence ATGAAAAATAATAATGTAGCATTAACTGACTTATTGAGAGTGTTTAATGTCGTCACTACTCAAGGCATAAAAACTGATGGTAACTATCACTATCAGGGTATAAATGCCTGGCATGATTTTGACGGCTACACCTGTTTTTTAGGCTATAAAGACTTAACCTTAACGCTGTTGTTTCACGGCCGTTATACCTTTGATTATCAAGAGCAGGAAACGCTAGATCTGTTTTTGTCTAAAGTAAATAAACTGGTGGCTGCAAAATCATGA
- a CDS encoding LON peptidase substrate-binding domain-containing protein has protein sequence MPATNLPIFPLSIFLLPEGVTRLRIFEARYLKMVSLAMKSNGFVILPAISNTGGESNDAEKSNENDRAIVTGSWVEIINFDQGEDGLLLIDVRCKCLVDITDMTQDKDKLHHGDVTIKAHWPNANVDETTDEFALSLEKLFAENVELSSLYPNKYLEQGSWVVARWLELLPVNLDEKFLFTEQGSFNEAKQFLESIISPENGMQR, from the coding sequence ATGCCAGCAACTAACTTACCTATTTTTCCGCTATCAATATTTTTGTTACCTGAAGGTGTGACACGATTACGTATTTTCGAAGCGCGCTATTTAAAAATGGTCTCGTTAGCGATGAAAAGTAATGGTTTTGTTATCTTGCCCGCTATTAGCAATACTGGCGGCGAGAGCAATGACGCAGAAAAGAGTAATGAAAATGATAGGGCGATCGTCACCGGTAGCTGGGTAGAAATTATCAACTTCGATCAGGGTGAAGACGGTTTATTGCTGATTGATGTGCGATGTAAATGTTTAGTTGATATTACGGATATGACTCAAGATAAAGACAAACTACATCATGGCGATGTAACGATTAAGGCTCATTGGCCTAATGCGAATGTAGATGAAACAACTGATGAATTCGCTCTCTCACTTGAAAAGCTTTTTGCCGAAAATGTAGAGCTCAGTAGCTTGTACCCAAATAAGTACCTTGAACAGGGGAGTTGGGTAGTCGCACGTTGGTTAGAGCTATTGCCAGTTAACCTTGATGAAAAGTTTTTGTTCACCGAGCAAGGTTCATTTAATGAAGCTAAGCAGTTTTTAGAAAGCATTATCTCGCCTGAGAACGGAATGCAGCGTTAA
- a CDS encoding sigma-70 family RNA polymerase sigma factor, which produces MQSVHSELPSRQTDAKSINMTTKIDHPQLCQWLKEIAVERDKQAFTAVFKFFAPKIQRIAQGKVNSEALAAEIVQDTMSNVWRKAHLFDDSKGAATTWVYTIMRNVTFDLLRKIKANKEDNLSDDIWPLAESANVEEEAFSDHIESRNLKDVIETLPENQQQVVKGFYFLEMSQEQLAVHLNLPLGTIKSRLRLALGKLKLKLGDHHD; this is translated from the coding sequence ATGCAGTCTGTGCATTCAGAGTTGCCAAGTCGTCAAACAGATGCTAAATCTATCAATATGACTACTAAAATCGATCATCCTCAACTTTGTCAGTGGCTTAAAGAAATAGCTGTTGAAAGAGATAAACAAGCATTTACTGCGGTGTTTAAATTTTTTGCACCTAAAATACAGCGTATTGCGCAAGGTAAAGTTAATAGCGAAGCACTTGCTGCCGAGATAGTACAAGACACCATGAGCAATGTTTGGCGTAAAGCGCATTTATTCGATGACAGTAAAGGCGCCGCCACGACATGGGTTTACACTATTATGCGTAATGTTACCTTTGATCTACTGCGTAAAATTAAAGCCAACAAAGAAGATAATCTCAGTGACGATATTTGGCCACTTGCTGAATCAGCAAACGTCGAAGAAGAAGCTTTTAGCGATCACATTGAAAGTCGCAACTTAAAAGACGTTATTGAAACACTACCTGAAAATCAGCAACAAGTGGTGAAAGGATTTTATTTCCTTGAAATGTCACAAGAGCAGCTAGCTGTTCATCTGAATTTACCCCTTGGTACCATAAAGTCGCGACTTCGCCTTGCTTTGGGCAAGTTGAAGTTGAAACTAGGAGATCATCATGATTAA
- a CDS encoding DUF3429 domain-containing protein — protein sequence MKAKYKIDMHSKHAGITTKQLLGYLGLIPFVIALSFQNLIIELFQQTPKQVFIFYSAVILSFIAGTLWRKKNDQLSIKRQYLSNLFSLMAFLALLIAQNLALILLAVSYLAILFCEYKLDEAQAEGSRVEGIEIESTKVESTKVKNTDAENATAENKQYLNMRLQLTSMVVLLHIIAFSVWCW from the coding sequence ATGAAAGCAAAATATAAAATAGATATGCATAGTAAACATGCAGGTATAACAACCAAGCAGCTCTTAGGATACTTAGGTTTAATCCCTTTTGTAATCGCCCTAAGCTTTCAAAACTTGATAATCGAATTGTTTCAGCAAACACCCAAACAAGTTTTTATATTTTACAGTGCCGTTATTCTTAGTTTTATCGCCGGGACATTATGGCGAAAAAAGAACGACCAACTCAGTATAAAGCGACAGTACCTTAGTAACTTATTTAGCTTAATGGCGTTTTTAGCCTTACTCATCGCTCAAAATCTGGCACTTATACTACTGGCAGTATCATATTTGGCCATTTTATTTTGCGAATATAAACTTGATGAAGCTCAGGCTGAAGGTTCTAGGGTTGAAGGCATTGAGATTGAAAGTACTAAAGTTGAAAGTACTAAAGTTAAAAACACTGATGCTGAAAATGCTACAGCTGAAAACAAGCAGTATTTAAATATGCGGCTGCAGCTCACTTCAATGGTCGTATTACTACATATTATCGCTTTTAGTGTCTGGTGCTGGTAA
- a CDS encoding DUF6482 family protein — MQSNSTPYLRPTILAIADSRHYLVGAVDADDNFIGLEQATAEVVDSLVAAKAYLRRNNVSSALLEIQSAYDEMCGQSSSGRYREQISF, encoded by the coding sequence ATGCAATCAAATTCAACCCCATATTTACGACCAACCATATTGGCTATTGCTGACTCAAGACATTACTTAGTTGGCGCGGTTGATGCCGATGATAATTTTATTGGTTTAGAACAAGCTACTGCTGAAGTTGTTGATTCGTTAGTGGCAGCGAAAGCTTATCTGCGCCGTAATAATGTTTCTTCGGCATTGCTCGAAATACAAAGTGCTTACGATGAAATGTGCGGTCAATCTAGTAGTGGTCGCTATCGTGAGCAGATCTCTTTTTAA
- a CDS encoding chalcone isomerase family protein, whose translation MVANAYISIARVILLCLISLHVQASTVEEVIEATAEVATPAPLISENAKNLAQCAGAEKIASMRDELFNSTKNSTENAYFKLLGQAKFSVLFWDIYNSKLLTTDGEQPFSSACQSSLFEIHYLRDISRKELLENTVAQWRHLALEEKVYKAYVPVLASIWPDLKAGDRLSMLNQHGITDFYLNSKKIGEIKSIDFAKTFLRIWLDENTSEPKLRQQLLGDSI comes from the coding sequence ATGGTGGCTAACGCTTATATTTCTATCGCGCGAGTGATATTGCTCTGTTTAATATCATTACATGTTCAAGCTAGCACTGTTGAAGAAGTCATTGAAGCGACTGCTGAAGTGGCAACTCCTGCTCCGTTAATAAGTGAGAATGCTAAAAACTTAGCGCAATGTGCTGGGGCTGAAAAAATAGCTAGCATGCGTGATGAACTGTTCAATTCAACGAAAAATTCAACGGAAAATGCGTATTTCAAGTTATTGGGGCAGGCAAAATTCTCAGTGCTATTTTGGGATATCTATAACAGCAAACTGTTGACTACTGATGGCGAACAACCATTTAGCAGTGCATGTCAGTCTTCGTTGTTTGAAATACATTACTTACGTGATATCAGCAGAAAAGAACTATTGGAAAACACGGTCGCGCAATGGCGTCATCTGGCACTTGAAGAAAAGGTGTATAAAGCTTACGTGCCAGTACTTGCCAGTATATGGCCAGATTTAAAAGCGGGTGATCGCTTATCTATGTTAAATCAGCACGGAATAACTGATTTTTATTTAAATAGTAAAAAAATTGGTGAAATTAAAAGTATAGATTTTGCTAAAACCTTTCTGCGCATTTGGTTAGATGAAAACACCAGTGAGCCAAAGTTACGACAACAATTATTAGGAGATAGTATATGA